The following proteins are encoded in a genomic region of Streptomyces sp. NBC_01723:
- a CDS encoding SIS domain-containing protein, which translates to MSDRKPAGQFLDAAIDLLRRVRDEEADSVEAAGTLLADTVERGGRLFAFGAGHSSLAAQDVVYRAGGLALMNLLTVPGVVGVDVMPATLGSALERVDGLASAVLGSSPLREGDVLVIISLSGRNAMPVEMAMNARALGVRTIGVTSVAYASETASRHSSGTFLKDHCDIVLDSKIAVGDAELTLDTVPVPFAPASTVVTSALMQAMMATAAGALADRGIEPPLLRSGNVDGGHDWNGRVLDQYRDRIFYQR; encoded by the coding sequence ATGAGCGACCGCAAGCCCGCCGGGCAGTTCCTCGACGCGGCGATCGACCTGCTGCGCCGCGTCCGCGACGAGGAGGCGGACAGCGTCGAGGCGGCCGGGACCCTGCTCGCCGACACCGTCGAGCGCGGTGGACGGCTCTTCGCCTTCGGCGCCGGCCACTCCTCCCTCGCCGCCCAGGACGTCGTCTACCGCGCCGGCGGACTCGCCCTGATGAACCTGCTCACCGTGCCCGGCGTCGTCGGCGTCGACGTGATGCCCGCCACGCTCGGTTCCGCCCTGGAACGCGTCGACGGCCTCGCGAGCGCCGTCCTGGGCTCGTCCCCGCTCCGCGAGGGCGACGTCCTCGTGATCATCTCCCTGTCCGGGCGCAACGCCATGCCCGTGGAGATGGCGATGAACGCCCGCGCCCTCGGCGTCCGCACCATCGGCGTGACCTCGGTGGCGTACGCCTCCGAGACGGCCTCCCGGCACAGCTCCGGCACCTTCCTCAAGGACCACTGCGACATCGTGCTCGACTCGAAGATCGCCGTCGGGGACGCGGAACTCACCCTCGACACCGTCCCGGTGCCCTTCGCACCCGCCTCCACGGTCGTCACCAGCGCCCTCATGCAGGCCATGATGGCCACCGCCGCCGGCGCCCTCGCCGACCGCGGCATCGAACCCCCGCTGCTGCGCTCCGGCAACGTGGACGGCGGCCACGACTGGAACGGGCGCGTCCTCGACCAGTACCGGGACCGGATCTTCTACCAGCGCTGA
- a CDS encoding alpha/beta fold hydrolase has product MARRIDVTGAGGVRLAAWEFGDPPKTNRTHGAGDQPGVLLLHGLMGRASHWAPTARWLSARHRAVALDQRGHGRSDKPPHGSYTREAYVDDVEAALEQLGLGPAVLIGHAMGALTGWQLAAKRPDLVRGLIICDMRASALGAASQHTWTEWFRAWPVPFATLADVRKWFGEDDPWVERPNPARGEFYAEVMAESPDGWRPVFEPEQMLRTRETWVYDAHWEELAQVRCPTLVVRGLDGELGRAEAQEMVRVLPGGQYAEVADAGHLVHYDQPEAWRAAIEPFLDTLRLS; this is encoded by the coding sequence ATGGCGCGGCGCATCGACGTAACCGGCGCGGGCGGCGTACGCCTCGCGGCTTGGGAGTTCGGCGACCCTCCCAAGACCAACCGGACGCACGGCGCGGGTGACCAGCCCGGCGTGCTCTTACTGCACGGCCTGATGGGCCGCGCCTCGCACTGGGCCCCCACGGCCCGCTGGCTCTCCGCCCGCCATCGGGCCGTCGCCCTCGACCAGCGCGGTCACGGCCGCAGCGACAAGCCCCCGCACGGCTCCTACACCCGGGAGGCCTACGTCGACGACGTCGAGGCCGCCCTGGAGCAGCTCGGCCTCGGCCCGGCCGTCCTGATCGGCCACGCCATGGGCGCGCTGACCGGCTGGCAGCTCGCCGCCAAACGCCCCGACCTGGTCCGCGGTCTGATCATCTGCGACATGCGGGCCTCCGCCCTCGGCGCGGCCTCGCAGCACACCTGGACCGAGTGGTTCCGCGCCTGGCCGGTCCCCTTCGCCACGCTCGCCGACGTCCGCAAGTGGTTCGGCGAGGACGACCCGTGGGTGGAGCGGCCCAACCCGGCCCGCGGCGAGTTCTACGCCGAGGTGATGGCCGAATCCCCGGACGGCTGGCGCCCCGTCTTCGAACCGGAGCAGATGCTCAGGACCCGCGAGACCTGGGTCTACGACGCCCACTGGGAGGAGCTGGCGCAGGTGCGCTGCCCGACCCTGGTGGTGCGCGGCCTCGACGGCGAGCTGGGCCGCGCCGAGGCCCAGGAGATGGTCCGCGTGCTGCCCGGCGGCCAGTACGCGGAGGTCGCCGACGCCGGCCACCTCGTCCACTACGACCAGCCGGAGGCGTGGCGGGCGGCCATCGAGCCGTTCCTGGACACGCTCAGGTTGAGCTGA
- a CDS encoding metal-dependent transcriptional regulator, which yields MSGLIDTTEMYLRTILELEEEGVVPMRARIAERLDQSGPTVSQTVARMERDGLVSVAADRHLELTDEGRRLATRVMRKHRLAECLLVDVIGLEWEQVHAEACRWEHVMSEAVERRVLELLRHPTESPYGNPIPGLEELGEADGADPFLDEGMVSLADLDPGAEGKTVVVRRIGEPIQTDAQLMYTLRRAGVQPGSVVSVTESAGGVLVGSGGEAAELESDTASHVFVAKR from the coding sequence ATGTCCGGACTGATCGACACCACGGAGATGTACCTCCGCACCATCCTGGAGCTGGAGGAGGAAGGTGTGGTCCCGATGCGCGCCCGGATCGCCGAGCGGCTCGATCAGAGCGGCCCGACGGTCAGTCAGACGGTGGCGCGGATGGAGCGCGACGGCCTGGTGTCCGTGGCGGCCGACCGGCATCTGGAGCTGACCGACGAGGGCCGGCGGCTGGCGACGCGCGTGATGCGCAAGCACCGGCTCGCCGAGTGCCTGCTCGTCGACGTGATCGGCCTGGAGTGGGAGCAGGTGCACGCCGAGGCGTGTCGCTGGGAGCACGTGATGAGCGAGGCCGTCGAGCGGCGCGTGCTGGAGCTGCTGCGCCACCCGACGGAGTCGCCGTACGGGAACCCGATCCCGGGCCTGGAGGAGCTGGGCGAGGCGGACGGCGCCGACCCGTTCCTGGACGAGGGCATGGTCTCGCTGGCCGACCTCGACCCGGGGGCGGAGGGCAAGACGGTCGTCGTGCGCCGTATCGGTGAGCCGATCCAGACGGACGCGCAGCTGATGTACACGCTGCGCCGGGCGGGTGTGCAGCCCGGTTCGGTGGTGAGCGTGACCGAGTCGGCGGGTGGCGTGCTGGTGGGCAGTGGTGGCGAGGCCGCCGAGCTGGAGTCGGACACCGCCTCCCACGTGTTCGTCGCCAAGCGCTGA
- a CDS encoding ABC transporter ATP-binding protein, protein MVSDSAVRVRGLWKRFGQQVAVGGIDLDLPAGKFIGLVGPNGAGKTTTLSMVTGLLRPDQGSVEVVGRDVWRDPVEVKARIGVLPEGLRLFERLSGRELLGYSGRLRGLPGDEVDKRATQLLDVLDLTGAQHKLVVDYSTGMRKKIGLAAALLHNPEVLFLDEPFEGVDPVSAQTIRGVLERYTASGATVVFSSHVMELVESLCDWVAVMAAGRIRATGTLAEVRGEAASLQQAFLELVGAGGRDAGSDLDWLGGGSR, encoded by the coding sequence GTGGTGAGTGACAGTGCGGTGCGGGTGCGGGGGCTCTGGAAGCGGTTCGGGCAGCAGGTCGCCGTGGGTGGGATCGATCTGGATTTGCCGGCGGGCAAGTTCATCGGGCTGGTCGGGCCGAACGGGGCCGGGAAGACCACCACTCTCTCCATGGTGACCGGGCTGCTGCGGCCCGATCAGGGGTCGGTCGAGGTGGTCGGGCGCGACGTGTGGCGCGATCCGGTCGAGGTCAAGGCCAGGATCGGGGTGCTGCCCGAGGGGCTGCGGCTGTTCGAACGCCTGTCGGGGCGCGAACTGCTGGGCTACTCCGGCCGGTTGCGCGGGCTTCCCGGTGACGAGGTCGACAAGCGGGCCACGCAGTTGCTGGACGTGCTCGACCTGACCGGCGCCCAGCACAAGCTGGTCGTCGACTACTCGACCGGCATGCGCAAGAAGATCGGGCTCGCGGCCGCCCTGCTGCACAACCCGGAAGTCCTCTTCCTGGACGAGCCGTTCGAGGGCGTCGACCCGGTCTCCGCGCAGACCATCCGGGGCGTCCTGGAGCGCTACACCGCCTCCGGCGCCACCGTCGTCTTCTCGTCCCACGTGATGGAGCTGGTGGAGTCGCTCTGCGACTGGGTGGCCGTCATGGCCGCCGGCCGCATCCGCGCCACCGGCACGCTCGCCGAGGTCCGCGGCGAGGCGGCCTCCTTGCAGCAGGCGTTCCTCGAACTCGTCGGCGCCGGGGGCCGGGACGCCGGTTCCGACCTGGACTGGCTGGGCGGCGGGTCCCGATGA
- a CDS encoding transporter, giving the protein MNTQTPLVTSGTSAAPAAPASVTAVFVRLKLSLLRNGLRQSGGRRAAYIASAVAVLLFAVLQLIGLIALRGHAHVESLVVLLAAVLGLGWAVMPLFFPGGDETLDPTRLVMLPLRPRPLVRALLTSSLVGIGPLFTLCMFAGSVAAVAHGGAAYAVGVVAAVLALLVCVTLARAVAAANVRLLTSRKGRDLAVLSGLVVAVGAQLVNFGAQRLGSSGLEQLDPAADVLRWVPPASAIGAMDAASDGAYGTALAQLALTAAALVLLLWVWARHLTRLMTTPDGSTIQSDTRPVRERGSSGLARLLPAGRTGTTMERTLRYVWRDPKTKAAWVTSLAIGLIVPVFNAWQGTGSVYFACFAAGMLGIQMYNQFGQDTSAFWMVAMTISSTRDAYVELRARALALLLITLPYATLVTVLTTAMLDDWPALPETLGLSFALLGAMLATGAWTSARFPYSIPQEGYKNVAPGQVGLAWISIFGGMVGAALLCAPVIALAIWLNVSEGAADLAWLLLPVGAVYGAALTLLGLRLAAPRTAERLPEILTAVSKA; this is encoded by the coding sequence ATGAACACGCAGACCCCGCTCGTCACGTCCGGCACGTCCGCCGCGCCGGCCGCGCCCGCCTCCGTCACCGCCGTCTTCGTACGGCTGAAACTCTCCCTGCTGCGCAACGGACTGCGGCAGTCCGGCGGGCGGCGGGCCGCGTACATCGCGTCGGCCGTCGCCGTCCTGCTCTTCGCCGTGCTCCAGCTGATCGGCCTGATCGCGCTGCGCGGGCACGCGCACGTGGAGTCGCTGGTCGTCCTGCTGGCGGCCGTACTGGGCCTCGGCTGGGCGGTGATGCCGCTGTTCTTCCCGGGCGGCGACGAGACGCTCGACCCGACCCGGCTGGTGATGCTGCCGCTGCGACCCCGACCGCTGGTCCGGGCCCTGCTCACGTCGTCGCTGGTGGGCATCGGGCCGCTGTTCACGCTGTGCATGTTCGCCGGATCCGTGGCCGCGGTCGCGCACGGCGGGGCGGCGTACGCCGTCGGCGTCGTGGCGGCGGTGCTCGCGCTGCTGGTGTGCGTGACCCTGGCGCGCGCCGTCGCCGCGGCCAACGTACGGCTGCTGACCAGCCGCAAGGGCCGCGACCTTGCGGTGCTGAGCGGTCTGGTCGTCGCGGTCGGCGCGCAGCTCGTCAACTTCGGCGCGCAGCGCCTGGGTTCCTCCGGTCTCGAACAGCTCGACCCGGCGGCCGACGTGCTGCGCTGGGTGCCGCCCGCGTCGGCGATCGGCGCGATGGACGCGGCGAGCGACGGCGCGTACGGCACCGCTCTCGCCCAGCTCGCGCTGACCGCGGCGGCCCTGGTGCTGCTGCTGTGGGTGTGGGCCCGCCACCTGACGCGGCTGATGACCACGCCGGACGGCTCCACGATCCAGAGCGACACCCGGCCGGTGCGCGAGCGCGGTTCGTCGGGGCTCGCCCGGCTGCTGCCCGCGGGCCGTACCGGTACGACGATGGAGCGCACCCTGCGCTACGTGTGGCGCGACCCCAAGACCAAGGCGGCCTGGGTGACCTCGCTGGCCATCGGCCTGATCGTGCCGGTGTTCAACGCCTGGCAGGGCACCGGCTCGGTCTACTTCGCCTGTTTCGCCGCGGGGATGCTCGGCATCCAGATGTACAACCAATTCGGACAGGACACGTCCGCTTTCTGGATGGTCGCGATGACGATCTCGTCGACGCGGGACGCCTACGTCGAGCTGCGGGCCCGTGCGCTGGCGCTGCTGCTGATCACCCTGCCGTACGCCACCCTCGTGACCGTCCTGACCACGGCGATGCTCGACGACTGGCCCGCCCTGCCCGAGACGCTGGGGCTGTCCTTCGCGCTGCTCGGCGCGATGCTGGCGACCGGCGCGTGGACCTCGGCGCGCTTCCCGTACTCCATCCCGCAGGAGGGGTACAAGAACGTCGCCCCCGGTCAGGTCGGGCTGGCCTGGATCTCGATCTTCGGCGGCATGGTGGGCGCGGCCCTGCTGTGCGCGCCCGTGATCGCGCTGGCCATCTGGCTGAACGTGAGCGAGGGCGCCGCGGACCTGGCCTGGCTGCTGCTGCCGGTGGGAGCGGTGTACGGCGCCGCGCTGACGCTGCTCGGGCTGCGGCTGGCGGCACCGCGCACGGCGGAGCGGCTGCCGGAGATCCTCACGGCGGTCAGCAAGGCGTGA
- a CDS encoding citrate synthase 2 produces the protein MSDFVPGLEGVVAFETEIAEPDKEGGALRYRGVDIEDLVGHVSYGNVWGLLVDGAFNPGLPPAEPFPIPVHSGDIRVDVQSALAMLAPVWGLKPLLDIDAEQARADLARAAVMALSYVAQSARGQGLPMVPQREIDKAQSVVERFMIRWRGEPDPKHVAAVDAYWTSAAEHGMNASTFTARVIASTGADVAAALSGAVGAMSGPLHGGAPSRVLGMIEEIERTGDAEAYVKKTLDAGERLMGFGHRVYRAEDPRARVLRRTARELGAPRYEVAEALEKAALAELHARRPDRVLATNVEFWAAIMLDFAEVPAHMFTSMFTCARTAGWSAHILEQKRTGRLVRPSARYVGPGPRDPHTIDGSDTLTT, from the coding sequence ATGTCCGACTTCGTACCCGGGCTAGAGGGAGTCGTCGCGTTCGAGACGGAGATCGCCGAACCGGACAAGGAGGGCGGCGCCCTCCGCTACCGCGGCGTCGACATCGAGGACCTGGTCGGCCACGTGTCCTACGGGAACGTCTGGGGCCTGCTCGTCGACGGCGCCTTCAACCCCGGCCTCCCGCCCGCCGAGCCCTTCCCCATCCCGGTCCACTCCGGCGACATCCGTGTGGACGTCCAGTCCGCGCTCGCCATGCTCGCGCCGGTCTGGGGCCTCAAACCCCTCCTCGACATCGACGCCGAGCAGGCCCGCGCCGACCTCGCCCGCGCCGCCGTGATGGCCCTCTCCTACGTCGCCCAGTCGGCCCGCGGCCAGGGCCTGCCCATGGTCCCGCAGCGCGAGATCGACAAGGCCCAGTCCGTCGTCGAACGCTTCATGATCCGCTGGCGCGGCGAGCCCGACCCCAAGCACGTCGCCGCCGTCGACGCCTACTGGACCTCGGCCGCCGAGCACGGCATGAACGCCTCCACCTTCACCGCCCGCGTCATCGCCTCCACCGGCGCCGACGTGGCCGCCGCCCTCTCCGGCGCCGTGGGAGCCATGTCGGGCCCGCTGCACGGCGGCGCCCCCTCCCGCGTCCTCGGCATGATCGAGGAGATCGAGCGCACCGGCGACGCCGAGGCGTACGTTAAGAAGACGCTCGATGCGGGCGAGCGCCTCATGGGCTTCGGCCACCGCGTCTACCGCGCCGAGGACCCCCGCGCCCGCGTCCTGCGCCGCACCGCCCGCGAACTGGGCGCCCCGCGCTACGAGGTCGCCGAGGCCCTGGAGAAGGCCGCCCTCGCCGAACTCCACGCCCGCCGCCCCGACCGCGTCCTGGCCACCAACGTCGAGTTCTGGGCCGCCATCATGCTGGACTTCGCCGAGGTCCCGGCCCACATGTTCACCTCGATGTTCACCTGCGCCCGCACGGCCGGCTGGTCCGCCCACATCCTCGAACAGAAGCGCACCGGCCGCCTGGTCCGCCCCTCCGCCCGCTACGTGGGCCCGGGCCCCCGCGACCCGCACACCATCGACGGCTCCGACACGCTCACGACCTGA
- a CDS encoding PAS domain-containing protein: protein MKASERTDVPYGGRSLQGVQVSASRRSGTTDELGPDEPEQPERDGADLLAALLDGMDAALCAFDADGVVTHWNREAERILGWSAAEAVGRQGFAGWAVRSADAGEVEDRLLSAMRAPGRQVHEFALLTKDGGRVLVRTQSAAVRGADGRPAGVYCAFSEVHAQIDLERSIALSEALLEDASWGVVLVDADLRPAVVNAHAARALGAGRTSVLGRPLGDLLVQGVEDLENALTHVLAEGAPPGPAEVWVGLRTPEGERRRCWRSGFVRLASPLAEEPVPLGVGWLFQDITEAKQAEQEAALLRFRANQLHRAARAAAECEDPAEAAVVHLDFALAGFADHALIDRLAGGAVDTDAAVPVRLVRVAATPSGAPGPSLPSGTAGVPVRYGEGHPAVSCVERAGSVRASAGARAVPPEKVRDWAVARQWPADTVHGLCAVLRSRGRTLGVVTFLRGAGRSAFERSDAVYAEDVAVRIASALDLAGAVEKKR from the coding sequence ATGAAGGCCAGTGAGCGAACCGACGTACCGTACGGCGGACGCAGCCTGCAGGGGGTCCAGGTGAGTGCTTCCCGGCGTAGTGGGACCACCGACGAGCTGGGGCCGGACGAACCGGAGCAGCCCGAGCGGGACGGCGCGGACCTGTTGGCCGCGCTCCTCGACGGGATGGACGCGGCCCTGTGCGCCTTCGACGCGGACGGCGTGGTCACCCACTGGAACCGCGAGGCGGAGCGGATCCTGGGCTGGAGCGCGGCCGAGGCCGTGGGGCGGCAGGGTTTCGCCGGGTGGGCCGTGCGCAGCGCGGACGCCGGTGAGGTGGAGGACCGGCTGCTGTCCGCGATGCGGGCGCCGGGGCGGCAGGTGCACGAGTTCGCGCTGCTGACCAAGGACGGCGGGCGGGTGCTGGTGCGCACCCAGTCGGCGGCGGTGCGCGGCGCCGACGGGAGGCCCGCGGGGGTGTACTGCGCGTTCAGCGAGGTGCACGCGCAGATCGACCTGGAGCGGTCCATCGCGCTGAGCGAGGCGCTGCTGGAGGACGCGAGCTGGGGTGTCGTCCTGGTGGACGCGGACCTGCGCCCCGCCGTGGTCAACGCGCACGCGGCACGCGCGCTGGGCGCCGGGCGCACCTCGGTGCTGGGGCGGCCGCTCGGCGATCTGCTCGTCCAGGGCGTGGAGGATCTGGAGAACGCGCTGACGCACGTCCTGGCGGAGGGCGCGCCGCCCGGGCCCGCCGAGGTGTGGGTGGGGCTGCGGACGCCGGAGGGGGAGCGGCGCCGGTGCTGGCGCAGCGGGTTCGTGCGGCTGGCCTCGCCGCTCGCGGAGGAGCCGGTGCCGCTGGGTGTGGGCTGGCTGTTCCAGGACATCACCGAGGCCAAGCAGGCCGAGCAGGAGGCGGCGCTGCTGCGGTTCCGGGCCAATCAGCTGCACCGGGCGGCGCGGGCGGCGGCGGAGTGCGAGGACCCGGCGGAGGCGGCGGTGGTCCATCTGGACTTCGCGCTGGCCGGTTTCGCCGACCACGCGCTGATCGACCGGCTGGCGGGCGGGGCCGTGGACACCGACGCGGCGGTGCCGGTCCGGCTGGTGCGGGTGGCGGCCACGCCGTCCGGCGCGCCGGGTCCGAGCCTGCCGTCGGGGACGGCCGGGGTGCCGGTGCGCTACGGCGAGGGGCATCCGGCGGTGAGCTGTGTGGAGCGGGCGGGCTCGGTGCGGGCCAGCGCCGGTGCGCGGGCGGTGCCGCCCGAGAAGGTGCGGGACTGGGCGGTGGCCCGGCAGTGGCCGGCGGACACGGTGCACGGCCTGTGCGCGGTGCTGCGCAGCCGGGGCCGGACGCTGGGCGTGGTGACGTTCCTGCGGGGCGCGGGGCGGAGCGCGTTCGAGCGGTCCGACGCCGTGTACGCGGAGGACGTGGCCGTCCGGATCGCGTCCGCGCTGGATCTGGCCGGTGCGGTGGAAAAGAAGCGGTAG
- the pdxH gene encoding pyridoxamine 5'-phosphate oxidase: MAGVTDRDDVPFDLASMRKQYRAEGLAESELAAGPVEQFARWFRQAAMEGGLFEPNAMVVSTADAEGRPSSRTVLLKHFDERGFVFYTNYDSRKGRDLGSNPYVSLLFPWHPMARQVIVTGVARRTGRDETAAYFRSRPHGSQLGAWASAQSSVVAGREGLDAAYAELAGRYPAGEQVPVPPHWGGFRVAPREVEFWQGRENRLHDRLRYVAEADGSWRVERLAP; the protein is encoded by the coding sequence ATGGCCGGTGTGACCGACCGCGATGACGTCCCCTTCGATCTCGCCTCGATGCGCAAGCAGTACCGGGCCGAGGGGCTTGCCGAGTCCGAGCTGGCCGCCGGCCCCGTCGAGCAGTTCGCGCGCTGGTTCAGGCAGGCCGCCATGGAGGGCGGACTGTTCGAGCCGAACGCGATGGTCGTCTCCACCGCCGACGCCGAGGGGCGGCCCAGCTCCCGCACGGTGCTGCTGAAGCACTTCGACGAGCGGGGCTTCGTCTTCTACACCAACTACGACTCCCGCAAGGGCCGCGACCTGGGCTCCAACCCGTACGTCTCGCTGCTGTTCCCCTGGCATCCGATGGCCCGGCAGGTGATCGTGACGGGCGTGGCGCGGCGGACCGGGCGGGACGAGACCGCCGCGTACTTCCGGAGCCGGCCGCACGGCTCCCAGCTGGGGGCGTGGGCGAGCGCGCAGTCGTCGGTGGTGGCGGGCCGGGAGGGTCTGGACGCCGCGTACGCGGAGCTCGCCGGACGCTACCCGGCGGGCGAGCAGGTGCCCGTGCCGCCGCACTGGGGCGGCTTCCGGGTGGCGCCGCGGGAGGTCGAGTTCTGGCAGGGGCGGGAGAACCGGCTGCACGACCGGCTGCGGTACGTGGCCGAGGCGGACGGGAGCTGGCGGGTGGAGCGGCTCGCTCCGTGA
- a CDS encoding enoyl-CoA hydratase family protein, with amino-acid sequence MTLIGRTRERGVETLTLDSPHNRNALSAALVGDLAAALTAAGEDTGVRAVVLTHTGTTFSAGADLRDPPDPDTLVGLFRQIAELPKPVVARVTGHVRAGGLGLLAACDISAASHDSTFAFTEVRIGVAPAVISLTLLPRTDPRALARYYLTGERFDAAEAARAGLVTAAGDDVDAVLAPVLDGVRRASPQGLAETKRLLTARVLETFDRDAADLTALSARLFASPQAREGMTAFLERRDPEWVV; translated from the coding sequence ATGACCCTGATCGGCCGCACCCGCGAACGCGGCGTCGAGACCCTCACCCTCGACTCCCCGCACAACCGCAACGCCCTCTCCGCCGCCCTCGTCGGCGACCTGGCCGCCGCCCTCACCGCCGCCGGCGAGGACACCGGTGTGCGCGCCGTCGTCCTCACCCACACCGGCACCACCTTCAGCGCCGGCGCCGACCTGCGCGACCCGCCCGACCCGGACACGCTGGTCGGGCTCTTCCGGCAGATCGCCGAGCTGCCCAAACCGGTCGTCGCCCGCGTCACCGGCCACGTCCGCGCGGGCGGCCTCGGCCTCCTCGCGGCCTGCGACATCTCGGCGGCGTCCCACGACTCCACGTTCGCCTTCACCGAGGTCCGCATCGGCGTGGCGCCCGCCGTCATCTCCCTCACCCTGCTGCCGCGCACCGACCCCCGCGCCCTCGCCCGCTACTACCTCACCGGCGAGCGCTTCGACGCCGCCGAGGCCGCCCGCGCCGGCCTGGTCACGGCCGCGGGCGACGACGTGGACGCCGTACTCGCGCCCGTCCTCGACGGCGTGCGCCGTGCCTCACCGCAGGGCCTGGCCGAGACGAAACGGCTGCTCACGGCTAGGGTGCTGGAGACCTTCGACCGGGACGCGGCCGACCTGACCGCGCTCTCGGCCCGGCTGTTCGCCTCCCCGCAGGCCCGCGAGGGGATGACGGCCTTCCTCGAACGACGGGATCCGGAATGGGTGGTGTGA
- a CDS encoding TetR/AcrR family transcriptional regulator: protein MGGVSGAANTADRAERVPKQDRSRATRQRLLEAAVACLAERGWAGSTVSVVAEHAGVSRGAAQHHFPTREDLFTAAVEYVAEERSLALRALFPEGAAAGDRRAVVAALVDLYTGPLFRAALHLWVAASNEEQLRGRVTELEARVGRESHRIAVDLLGADETRPGARETVQGLLDMARGLGLANLLTDDRARRERVVDQWARLLAAELG from the coding sequence ATGGGTGGTGTGAGCGGCGCCGCGAACACGGCCGACCGCGCGGAGCGCGTGCCCAAGCAGGACCGCAGCCGGGCCACCCGGCAGCGGCTCCTCGAAGCGGCCGTCGCCTGCCTCGCCGAACGCGGCTGGGCGGGCTCCACGGTCTCCGTCGTCGCCGAACACGCCGGCGTCTCCCGCGGCGCAGCCCAGCACCACTTCCCGACCCGCGAGGACCTCTTCACCGCGGCCGTGGAGTACGTCGCCGAGGAGCGCTCCCTCGCGCTGCGCGCCCTGTTCCCCGAAGGCGCGGCGGCCGGTGACCGCCGGGCCGTGGTCGCCGCGCTGGTCGACCTCTACACCGGCCCGCTCTTCCGGGCCGCCCTCCACCTGTGGGTGGCCGCCTCCAACGAGGAGCAGCTGCGCGGCCGGGTCACCGAGTTGGAGGCCCGCGTCGGCCGCGAGAGCCACCGCATCGCCGTCGACCTCCTCGGCGCCGACGAGACCCGCCCCGGCGCCCGGGAAACCGTCCAGGGCCTCCTCGACATGGCCCGCGGCCTGGGCCTCGCCAACCTGCTCACCGACGACCGCGCGCGGCGGGAACGGGTGGTCGACCAGTGGGCCCGGCTGCTCGCCGCCGAGCTGGGCTGA
- a CDS encoding GNAT family N-acetyltransferase, whose product MTKRQGGPSVRRAIGSGSVFEERIGYARAVVDGDRVHVSGTTGFDYAAMTISEDVVEQAGQCLRNVGAALAEAGCTFADVVRVRYLLPAREDFEPCWPVLREAFEEVRPAATMMVCGLADERMRIEIEVDARRAPVGPGAGLRIAAVDGDAMVQEWRYVHNEIVPPAAMTPDEARDRGRRYRLENAYLGDTLVGCSTVRPPGGDGRVATVIARVLPAFRGRGIGTALYESGLAHARGLGARAVETVVLAANADGLRFAVGRGFVERERYVLDGERDEWVDLRLADPAP is encoded by the coding sequence ATGACGAAGCGACAGGGGGGGCCTTCGGTGAGGCGGGCGATAGGCAGTGGTTCGGTGTTCGAGGAGCGGATCGGGTACGCGCGGGCCGTCGTCGACGGGGACCGGGTGCACGTGTCCGGGACGACCGGGTTCGACTACGCGGCGATGACCATCTCCGAGGACGTGGTGGAGCAGGCGGGGCAGTGTCTGCGGAACGTCGGGGCGGCGCTGGCCGAGGCGGGGTGCACGTTCGCGGACGTGGTGCGGGTGCGGTACCTGCTGCCCGCGCGGGAGGACTTCGAGCCGTGCTGGCCCGTGCTGCGGGAGGCGTTCGAAGAGGTGCGGCCGGCCGCGACGATGATGGTGTGCGGGCTCGCGGACGAGCGGATGAGGATCGAGATCGAGGTGGACGCGCGGCGTGCGCCGGTCGGTCCCGGCGCCGGGCTGCGGATCGCGGCCGTCGACGGGGACGCGATGGTCCAGGAGTGGCGGTACGTCCACAACGAGATCGTGCCGCCCGCCGCGATGACCCCGGACGAGGCGCGGGATCGCGGGCGGCGGTACCGGCTGGAGAACGCCTACCTCGGGGACACGCTCGTCGGCTGCTCCACGGTGCGTCCGCCCGGGGGCGACGGGCGGGTGGCGACCGTGATCGCGCGGGTGCTGCCCGCGTTCCGGGGGCGCGGCATCGGTACCGCGCTCTACGAGTCGGGTCTCGCGCACGCGCGGGGGCTCGGCGCGCGGGCGGTGGAGACCGTGGTGCTGGCGGCGAACGCCGACGGGTTGCGGTTCGCCGTGGGGCGTGGGTTCGTGGAACGGGAGCGGTACGTCCTGGACGGCGAGCGGGACGAGTGGGTCGATCTGAGACTCGCCGACCCTGCGCCGTGA